One window from the genome of Bubalus kerabau isolate K-KA32 ecotype Philippines breed swamp buffalo chromosome 17, PCC_UOA_SB_1v2, whole genome shotgun sequence encodes:
- the LOC129632266 gene encoding olfactory receptor 5-like, with product MEISLELGNMTRVQEFILLGLSTSPETREVLFAVFLTLYLLTLLENALIVFLVCSHTELHKPMYFFLGNLSCLEMCYVSVTMPSLLVGLWIGPYHVPFTACMTQLFFFIVLICTECTLLASMAYDRYVAICHPLHYPLLMRPQVCLGLAGTSWLGGLLVSVAKTTCIASLSYCGPNVLNQFFCDVSPLLNLSCTHVALTELVDFLSAIVIFCGTLLVSLASYSAIGVTVFRMPSAAARRKAFSTCASHLVVVGIFYSAALFIYCRPSRIRSMDLNKVLSVIYTVATPMCNPVIYCLRNREVHAALLRTLRWT from the coding sequence ATGGAGATATCCCTGGAGTTGGGCAACATGACGAGGGTCCAGGAATTCATCTTGCTGGGCTTGTCTACGAGCCCAGAAACAAGGGAAGTCCTGTTTGCCGTCTTCCTGACCCTCTACCTGCTGACCCTCCTGGAGAACGCCCTCATCGTCTTCCTCGTCTGCAGCCACACCGAGCTCCAcaagcccatgtacttcttcctgggcAACCTCAGCTGCCTGGAGATGTGCTACGTGTCAGTGACCATGCCCAGCCTGCTCGTGGGGCTTTGGATAGGACCCTACCATGTGCCCTTCACAGCCTGCATGACCCAACTCTTCTTCTTCATCGTCCTCATCTGCACAGAGTGTACCCTCCTGGCCtccatggcctatgaccgctacgtGGCCATCTGCCACCCACTGCACTACCCACTGCTCATGCGGCCCCAGGTCTGCCTGGGCTTGGCTGGGACTTCatggcttggtgggctgctggtCTCGGTGGCCAAGACAACATGCATTGCCAGCCTGTCCTACTGTGGCCCCAATGTCCTCAACCAATTTTTCTGTGATGTCTCCCCACTGCTCAACCTGTCCTGCACCCATGTGGCCCTGACCGAGCTGGTGGACTTCCTCTCGGCCATCGTCATCTTCTGTGGGACGCTGCTGGTCTCCCTGGCCTCCTACTCGGCCATCGGGGTGACGGTGTTCCGCATGCCTTCGGCCGCCGCCCGGCGcaaggccttctccacctgtgcctCCCACCTAGTGGTGGTGGGCATCTTCTACTCGGCAGCCCTCTTCATCTACTGCCGCCCCAGCCGCATCAGATCCATGGACCTCAACAAGGTGCTGTCGGTCATCTACACGGTGGCCACGCCCATGTGCAATCCAGTCATCTACTGCCTGCGGAACAGGGAGGTCCACGCAGCCCTGCTCAGAACTCTCCGCTGGACTTGA